One segment of Patescibacteria group bacterium DNA contains the following:
- the gatA gene encoding Asp-tRNA(Asn)/Glu-tRNA(Gln) amidotransferase subunit GatA: MQEAREGLKKKKFSSEELTKACLKQIKRLDKKINAFITVCEKEVLEQAREADRLKSDKPLWGIPVGIKDIYSTRGIRTTAGAKVLDDYIPVYDATAVKRLKEAGAIILGKTNMDAWAHGASGENSDYGPTKNPWNLKYVPGGSSSGSGAALAAAMCLAATGTDTGGSIRQPASFCNLVGLKPTYGRVSRYGIIAMASSLDSIGHFTRSVIDSALMLDITAGKDSFDATTPDIPVPNYLKNIKKGIKGLKVGVPKEYFLGSLDKEVKKIAEKALKEFESLGAKLISVSLPHTSHALAVYYIIQPAEVSSNLARYDGIRYGFPRDRFSDEAKRRIMLGTFTLSTGYYKAYYLKAMQVRTLIKEDFEKAFEKADVLVAPVSPTPPFKLGEKVNDPLKMYLSDVLTVTANLAGLPGLAIPAGFVKGLPVGIQILGPQFREELLFQAGYVYEQATNWHQRKPKVE, encoded by the coding sequence ATCCAGGAAGCCCGAGAAGGTTTAAAAAAGAAAAAATTTTCTTCAGAAGAATTGACTAAAGCTTGTTTAAAACAAATAAAAAGACTAGATAAAAAAATTAACGCTTTTATTACTGTTTGTGAAAAAGAAGTTTTAGAACAGGCAAGAGAAGCAGATAGGCTTAAGAGCGATAAACCTCTTTGGGGTATTCCGGTTGGCATTAAAGATATTTATTCTACTAGGGGAATCAGAACCACCGCGGGAGCTAAAGTCTTAGATGATTATATTCCTGTTTACGATGCCACGGCCGTCAAAAGATTAAAAGAGGCTGGTGCCATTATCTTAGGCAAGACTAATATGGATGCCTGGGCCCATGGTGCTTCAGGAGAAAATTCAGATTATGGACCAACCAAGAACCCTTGGAATCTAAAATATGTTCCCGGCGGTTCGAGTAGCGGTTCGGGTGCCGCTCTGGCGGCTGCCATGTGTTTGGCAGCCACTGGGACGGATACCGGCGGTTCAATTAGACAGCCGGCCTCCTTTTGTAATTTGGTTGGTCTCAAGCCGACCTATGGCCGGGTTTCGCGTTATGGGATTATTGCCATGGCTTCCTCGCTTGATTCGATTGGTCACTTCACCCGGAGTGTGATTGATTCCGCTTTAATGCTAGATATTACCGCGGGCAAAGATTCTTTTGATGCAACAACACCCGATATTCCCGTGCCCAACTATCTTAAGAATATTAAAAAAGGCATTAAAGGCCTAAAGGTAGGCGTCCCCAAAGAATATTTTCTAGGTAGCTTGGATAAAGAAGTCAAAAAAATAGCCGAAAAAGCTCTTAAAGAATTTGAAAGTTTAGGGGCCAAATTGATTTCCGTTTCTTTACCTCATACCTCACATGCTCTCGCTGTTTATTACATTATTCAGCCAGCCGAGGTTTCTTCGAATCTAGCCCGCTATGACGGGATTCGCTATGGCTTTCCGAGAGATAGGTTTAGTGACGAAGCTAAACGAAGAATTATGTTGGGTACATTTACTCTTTCAACTGGTTATTATAAGGCCTATTATCTTAAAGCCATGCAGGTGAGGACCTTGATTAAAGAAGATTTTGAGAAAGCCTTTGAAAAAGCAGATGTTCTTGTCGCTCCAGTTTCACCGACACCTCCTTTTAAACTAGGCGAAAAAGTAAATGATCCTTTAAAGATGTATCTCTCTGATGTTTTGACGGTCACGGCTAATTTAGCTGGTTTACCGGGTTTGGCGATTCCGGCTGGTTTTGTTAAGGGATTGCCAGTGGGCATCCAAATTTTAGGCCCTCAATTTAGAGAAGAATTACTTTTTCAAGCTGGTTATGTCTATGAACAGGCAACTAACTGGCATCAAAGAAAACCAAAAGTAGAATGA